A region of the Peromyscus leucopus breed LL Stock chromosome X, UCI_PerLeu_2.1, whole genome shotgun sequence genome:
TGTCAATTGGACTCTGGGAAGCTTATTACACTCAGGACTTTAACATCTCTGGGTCTATGACCAGGATGTTGGTTCACACCCCTATCAATGAAACCTGGAACAAGTCATCTGAATTTCAGTATTTACAAGTCCTGATAGCGTGGGCCATTTTGATGAAAATCCTAGTCCTGATTTTTACTTCAGTGGCCATTAAGATCAGCTGTATGGAAGGCCCATTCATTGAGATCCAGCTGTTTTGCTACAAGATGTCTGCCATAATTTTGGCTGTGAGCAGCCTTTTCACGCTTATCACTGTGACCTTGAACCACCTGTTAGACATGTATGGGCAAACCACTCTTGACTTTCCAGCCGACTTTCCCGTTAAAAAGGAGGACATTATAAAGAAACACTGCACAAAGGTGTTCCCAATGGGTATCCTGACTGCCATGATGTCACTCTTTGGCatgattttgtttctctgtgagATGATCGCTTTGAAAGTACAGAGTCAGGTGAAGGGCCAGTGTGCTTCCAACCTGGCTGAGCAAAAGGTCTGAAGTGAGGGCTCTGGCATTTTAACATCTACCAGGAGAATCCTTGAAGAAATTGCCCATTTGTACACAGTACTGTGTAATCACCAATTCATTCTATATAAAATATCAACTTGATTTCTGGGAGTGTGTCTAAGTTTTATTCCTTCCTTACTGTCAAACGCATTCCATTCGTTAAGTGTTTTCACATTCTAAACTGCAGGTTGTGATCCCATTCCACAGCGCCAACAAGCAATAGCAAGAAAGAGTACAgtataaaggcatgtgtcctcaGTAAACCTAGTAAATCCCATGAGAAATACGGTTTGCAAGTAAACAGacacctcaacacacacacaaaaaaagaaaccacattcTTGTGTGGACACACTTAAGTATTCATATCTCTGAAAGGTAGAGCAGGAAGTTTTAGCCTTGGCACTGCCGGGAGTGTGGGATGCTGCTCTCTTGGAGAAAGAAGGCAATGCTGTTCACTGAGTATGCTAGTGCCATCTGTCGTCTGTCTCTATTAGAAGGCAGTAGTCATCTCCTATTTTCCCAGTTGTGAATAAATGCTCCAAATACCCAGACATTTCCAGTGTGCTCTGATGGTCCATGTGGTGGGTAGCATAGGACCATGCTAATCTATCAGCCATCCTTCAGgaccttaaaaaaaatcctgattttCTTTCTGGGAACATTACTCCCTATTCTTTATCAGGTCAGCTTTCTGAGTGTGTGTTAGACTGTGTGAATACTTTCTCTCAATGGATCTatatcaatggttctcaacctgtggtttgtAGCCCCTTTTCAGgcttgaatgaccctttcacagggattgcctaagatcattggaaaacacagatatttacattatgattaataaaaatagaaaattgcagttatgaagtagtaatgaaaacaatttcatggttgggggtcactaaaACATGGGAAAGGGTATTagagggccacagcattaggatgTTTGAGAACAACTGATCTAGATCTTCCATC
Encoded here:
- the LOC114688287 gene encoding uncharacterized protein LOC114688287, with product MNLLVHNTQRFANMKEYIFKFSGLICSTSALVLDIILANSQCWRLWEFNNKLVQFVSIGLWEAYYTQDFNISGSMTRMLVHTPINETWNKSSEFQYLQVLIAWAILMKILVLIFTSVAIKISCMEGPFIEIQLFCYKMSAIILAVSSLFTLITVTLNHLLDMYGQTTLDFPADFPVKKEDIIKKHCTKVFPMGILTAMMSLFGMILFLCEMIALKVQSQVKGQCASNLAEQKV